A segment of the Halogeometricum sp. S3BR5-2 genome:
GCGGTCGCCGAAGATGGCCTTCTTCGTCGGCGATCGTCGGTACCCCGAGAGGAAGATGTGATCACAGTCGGTTCGGTTCGCGACGCCGAGAAGCGCCTCGGCCTGCTCGTCCTCCTCCGCAATGATCGTCCGGAGTTCGTACTCCACGTCCGGTTCGAGGACGTCGTTCGCCGCGTCCTCGACGTCCGCGGAGACGCCGTCGAGGACGTCGTCTGCCGTGTAGTTCGTGTGCTCCGCTCGGCCGATCGCCCCCAGCGTCTTCTCGATCGTCTCGTACGCGTCGGGCGTCGCCAGTGCGACGACGAGGAGGTCGGTCTCCGCTCCGACGGCGAGCGCTCTCGCCCGCTCCAGTAGCTCTCTGTCCCGGTCCGCCCGTTCGACGGTGACGAGTACGCGTGTCATATCATACAGTCGTGTTTTCGTCGCGTCGATTCGGTTTCATGCGTACAACTCCTCGAAGGGGTCCCAGTCGAGATAGATGAACACGGAGGACCCGACGAACATCACGCCGAGCATCGCGAAGCTCGCGACGGCGACGGCGAACGTCCCGGTCCCGGCGTCGATGAACGGCACGGAGAGTCCCAGGAACGCGAGGAGGAACGTGCTGGTGACGAAGAACGCCCGCCAGACGGCCGTCATCGACGTCCCCCTCCTCGGAGTGGCGCTG
Coding sequences within it:
- a CDS encoding universal stress protein, coding for MTRVLVTVERADRDRELLERARALAVGAETDLLVVALATPDAYETIEKTLGAIGRAEHTNYTADDVLDGVSADVEDAANDVLEPDVEYELRTIIAEEDEQAEALLGVANRTDCDHIFLSGYRRSPTKKAIFGDRAQRVILDFDGYVTVGMD